One Candidatus Marinimicrobia bacterium CG08_land_8_20_14_0_20_45_22 genomic window, ACCATGCACGGTGACGAGGTCGTCGGTTATGTCCTAATGCTCCGTCTGATCGACTATTTATTGACGAATTATGCAACCGACCCACAAATAGCAAAACTGCTCGACAGCGCTGAAATCTGGATCAATCCACTCGCCAATCCCGATGGAACCTATGCCGACGGTAATTCGACGGTTTTCGGCGCGACGCGGTACAATTCCAACAGCGTCGATCTAAACCGCAATTTCCCCGACCCGGCATACGGCGCTCATCCGGACAGAGAAAATTATCAACCAGAAACCTCGGCAATGATGGAATTCGCCGAAAAGCATCATTTTGTACTCTCGGCAAATTTTCATGGCGGCGCCGAAGTCGTGAATTATCCATGGGAAACCTGGGTGCGGCTTCACGCGGACGATTCATGGTTTCAAACGCTCGCGCATCAGTACGCCGACACAGCCCAGCAATTCGGTGGAACCGGTTACTTTGATGATTCAGCGTTCGACGACGGCATCACAAATGGTTATTGCTGGTATCCCGTTCATGGCGGCAGACAGGATTTTATGACCTATTTTCAAAACTGCCGGGAAGTCACGATTGAAATTTCCGATATCAAAATGCCTGCCGCTGAGGCACTGGATTATTTTTGGGAGGCAAATTTCCGCTCGCTCATTCATTTTCTCGAAAATGCCCTATTCGGGATTCATGGAATCGTCACCGATCCGTTCGGAATGCCGTTAAATGCAACGATAACGCTGATCGGCCACGACGCCGACAATTCGGAAGTTGTTACCGATCCGGATTTAGGCGATTATTATCGTCTCTGTTCGCCCGGAACTTACCGGATGAAAATCGAATCGGATGGATTTTTTTCCGCGGAGATCGATTCCGTAGTCGTTACGGCGGATCATCCGACGATTCAAAATATCCGCCTGAAAAAAGATTGTCTGGCTGGCGATGTAAATCAGGATGGTTTCATCGATGTGACCGATCTTTTACGCGTCGTTCGCTATTCACTCAATCGCGTTCAGCCGGACGAACAGCAAAAATTTCCCGCCGATTGGAACGCAGACGGTCGCATTGACCGACAGGATATTCTGGGAATCGTAAATGTCATTTTGAATTCGTCAAAATGATTTATATTTTATGCACGATGAAATTTTTATATCAAAACACCAAAATAAATAGACCGCCGTGTCTACTGCTGGCGATTCTTTTCCTTGGCGGATGCGCCGCGCACCCGACGATCAGCCCAATTCCGCTGAAGAAAGGCGAAGTCTTTACCGGTGTCACGCTATCAACCGAAAACGTTCTGCCGATGTTCGTCTATCGAAAGGGTTTATCAGAAACCAGCGACTTTGGCATTCGCGTTGGGCTTCCGATCTATGGCACCGGCATCGATTATTCTCGCGTCGTCTATTTCCGGAAAAATGCGTACGACATTCTGAATTTCGCCTTTTCCATCACGCCGAATTCCAACTTCGATATGACTTACTACTCCGTGAAAAGACTCTCCGGCAAACCGCAGAATTCCTATTACACCGGCTTCCGCGCGATGATCATTCCTCACGGCATAAACGATCAGCGTTCAGTACGCGTCGGCTTCTTGATGGGATTGAATTTTTCCCGAAAAGTCGGCGTCGAACTGGGCTATTTCCACGACCTCGACCGTGGACAGCCACTCGAATATATTCTCAGCTCAAAAGCGCACAACAATCCGAAATATCCGGCGGTGACCGAATACGGTTTCCCAACGGAGAATTCGCGACTCGCGGGACTCTCTTTCCAGCTTTCTTT contains:
- a CDS encoding zinc carboxypeptidase yields the protein MWKQRQSGKIGSVPLILSFFTIFPLFAAEPVPADSPEYYFRFKIHDRAELARLTRIISIDNVLDSVVTAYANRQEFAAFEKLGYSCEILPHPGSLYQPRMSKSLKEAENLDSYPTYENYVTMMNQFAADYPQICRVERIGYSVQGRELLAVKISDNVAADEIEPDLFYTSTMHGDEVVGYVLMLRLIDYLLTNYATDPQIAKLLDSAEIWINPLANPDGTYADGNSTVFGATRYNSNSVDLNRNFPDPAYGAHPDRENYQPETSAMMEFAEKHHFVLSANFHGGAEVVNYPWETWVRLHADDSWFQTLAHQYADTAQQFGGTGYFDDSAFDDGITNGYCWYPVHGGRQDFMTYFQNCREVTIEISDIKMPAAEALDYFWEANFRSLIHFLENALFGIHGIVTDPFGMPLNATITLIGHDADNSEVVTDPDLGDYYRLCSPGTYRMKIESDGFFSAEIDSVVVTADHPTIQNIRLKKDCLAGDVNQDGFIDVTDLLRVVRYSLNRVQPDEQQKFPADWNADGRIDRQDILGIVNVILNSSK